Proteins from a genomic interval of Anatilimnocola floriformis:
- a CDS encoding DUF1580 domain-containing protein, with protein MISIETETLITLPQAARRIPTHPHPATVHRWAMSGKLEWVWIGGRRYRSLEAIKRMFARDNGSVDSPPVSASFAERRRQIAEADREADELGLV; from the coding sequence ATGATCAGCATCGAAACAGAAACACTGATAACTTTGCCGCAGGCCGCTCGGCGGATCCCGACTCATCCGCACCCGGCGACCGTTCACCGCTGGGCGATGAGCGGCAAGCTCGAGTGGGTTTGGATTGGCGGTCGACGATACAGGTCGCTCGAGGCGATCAAGCGAATGTTCGCGCGAGACAATGGCTCCGTCGATTCGCCTCCCGTAAGTGCTTCGTTCGCCGAACGTCGGCGCCAGATTGCCGAAGCGGATCGTGAGGCAGACGAACTCGGTTTGGTTTAG
- a CDS encoding IS66 family transposase, with translation MEKRFDELMKHCEKLEAKVGCLYEELGKSNARVKQLQEVVAGRSKDSTNSSKPPSSDIVKPSKPEPEDGAAKRQRGGQVGLKPQQRKAFAGTLLADYYSAYHHYLKTHPLADAQFCLAHLIRDVKFLEKLPDPADRQFGTELLAELKALFRLWHTRGEPRDDAAQKSFRAALLAQGKRLQSVALEQAPDLEPTNNAEQAIRRLWRAAF, from the coding sequence ATGGAAAAGCGCTTCGACGAGTTGATGAAGCATTGCGAGAAGTTGGAAGCGAAAGTCGGGTGTCTGTACGAGGAACTGGGGAAGTCGAATGCTCGCGTGAAACAGTTGCAGGAGGTGGTGGCGGGGCGCTCGAAGGATTCGACCAACAGTTCGAAGCCGCCGTCGTCTGACATCGTTAAACCGTCCAAGCCGGAGCCAGAGGACGGTGCCGCGAAACGTCAGCGCGGCGGGCAAGTGGGACTCAAGCCGCAGCAGCGGAAGGCGTTCGCCGGCACGCTCCTCGCGGATTATTACAGCGCGTATCACCATTATCTCAAGACACATCCACTGGCCGACGCGCAGTTCTGCCTCGCGCATCTGATTCGCGACGTGAAGTTCTTAGAAAAACTGCCCGATCCAGCCGACCGTCAATTCGGCACCGAGTTGCTCGCGGAATTGAAGGCCCTGTTTCGCCTCTGGCACACCCGCGGCGAACCGCGAGACGATGCGGCGCAGAAATCGTTTCGTGCCGCGCTGCTTGCGCAAGGGAAGCGACTGCAAAGCGTCGCCCTCGAACAAGCGCCTGATCTCGAGCCAACCAACAACGCCGAACAAGCCATTCGGCGCCTTTGGCGGGCAGCATTCTGA
- a CDS encoding recombinase family protein, whose product MLRLPNFQMKLPERLGPWAWGYGRQSHQDAIDLGEAIANQGIRTRAYWERELRAKGVAHFTFVPDDYAVSARTNPFMLRVAGKMLFDLMRPGDHFIVDRVDRLWRSVADFIDVRRSFKSRGVTLHIVDALGASLQDGTPAGEFSLNLMVAAAQLESDQCSHRTKRRKKAMREQGRYHGNRRHVPLGCRVIGQLERTEGRTVKNTLQLVWDADYRRFMGEIVRIADELGNSAREVAKMIPQHFREFMGETFYRKAIVGERGKTWDAHAIVRHYWREKQYQALPHFNPNTIRFSAFDPPESARFRDIGRNEPDTPNPFPFLDGRTPPTLEALKQLAA is encoded by the coding sequence ATGCTCAGATTGCCGAATTTTCAAATGAAGTTGCCGGAACGCCTTGGGCCCTGGGCTTGGGGCTATGGACGACAGAGCCACCAAGATGCAATCGACCTTGGCGAAGCAATCGCAAATCAGGGCATTCGAACTCGGGCCTACTGGGAGAGAGAGCTCCGCGCGAAGGGAGTCGCACACTTCACATTCGTGCCGGACGATTACGCGGTCAGCGCGCGCACCAATCCGTTCATGCTTCGCGTCGCAGGGAAGATGCTATTCGACCTGATGCGACCTGGCGATCACTTCATCGTTGACCGTGTTGATCGGCTCTGGCGCAGTGTCGCGGACTTCATCGATGTGCGAAGGTCGTTCAAGTCGCGCGGCGTCACTCTGCATATCGTTGACGCCCTCGGCGCCAGCCTCCAAGACGGAACACCGGCGGGAGAGTTCAGCCTCAACCTCATGGTCGCCGCGGCACAGCTCGAAAGCGATCAGTGCTCACACCGCACGAAACGCCGGAAGAAAGCCATGCGGGAGCAGGGCCGCTATCACGGCAATCGCCGACATGTGCCACTCGGTTGCCGGGTGATCGGCCAACTCGAGCGCACTGAAGGCCGAACGGTAAAGAACACGCTGCAGCTCGTTTGGGACGCTGACTACCGCCGATTCATGGGCGAGATTGTTCGCATCGCAGACGAGTTGGGCAATTCCGCGCGGGAAGTGGCCAAGATGATCCCGCAGCACTTCCGCGAGTTCATGGGCGAAACCTTCTACCGTAAGGCCATTGTCGGTGAGCGCGGAAAAACATGGGATGCGCACGCGATCGTTCGACACTACTGGCGCGAGAAGCAGTATCAGGCCCTGCCGCATTTCAATCCGAATACGATTCGCTTCAGCGCATTCGATCCGCCCGAATCGGCGCGGTTTCGCGACATCGGCCGGAATGAGCCGGACACGCCCAATCCCTTCCCGTTTCTCGACGGGAGAACACCACCAACCCTTGAAGCTCTGAAGCAACTTGCTGCTTAG